In the Haliaeetus albicilla chromosome 7, bHalAlb1.1, whole genome shotgun sequence genome, one interval contains:
- the CCDC28A gene encoding coiled-coil domain-containing protein 28A isoform X1 gives MEERKIKRRSPKSSTSHPAQVANSKKNSVPVSKSTAFSNPAPQPAVQKPKLKRVIKEKAKPPGGEAKGAQAAPIQHSFLTDVSDVQEMERGLLSLLNDFHSGKLQAFGNECSIEQMEHVRSMQEKLARLNLELYGELEELPEDKRKLASDSNLDRLLSDLEELNSSIQKLHLADAQDIPNSATG, from the exons atggaagaaaggaaaatcaagaGAAGGAGCCCCAAATCATCTACCAGTCACCCTGCTCAGGTTGCCAACTCCAAGAAAAACTCAGTGCCGGTCAGCAAAAGTACAGCCTTTTCAAATCCCGCACCACAGCCTGCAGTACAAAAACCAAAGTTAAAACG tgtaataaAAGAGAAAGCCAAACCTCCAGGAGGCGAAGCAAAAGGGGCACAGGCAGCACCAATCCAACATTCTTTTCTCACAGATGTATCAGATGTCCAGGAAATGGAAAGGGGACTTCTGAGTCTCCTGAATGACTTTCACTCTGGCAAACTTCAAGCATTTG GAAATGAATGTTCCATAGAGCAGATGGAGCACGTGCGGAGTATGCAGGAGAAACTTGCTCGCCTCAATCTGGAGCTCTATGGGGAGTTGGAAGAACTCcctgaagacaaaagaaaactaGCCAGTGACTCCAACCTAGATAGGCTGCTGTCAGAT CTAGAAGAACTGAATTCATCTAT CCAAAAACTGCATTTAGCAGATGCTCAAGATATTCCAAATAGTGCCACGGGCTGA
- the CCDC28A gene encoding coiled-coil domain-containing protein 28A isoform X2: MEERKIKRRSPKSSTSHPAQVANSKKNSVPVSKSTAFSNPAPQPAVQKPKLKRVIKEKAKPPGGEAKGAQAAPIQHSFLTDVSDVQEMERGLLSLLNDFHSGKLQAFGNECSIEQMEHVRSMQEKLARLNLELYGELEELPEDKRKLASDSNLDRLLSDAAACFGEWSSLAVSCLRM, translated from the exons atggaagaaaggaaaatcaagaGAAGGAGCCCCAAATCATCTACCAGTCACCCTGCTCAGGTTGCCAACTCCAAGAAAAACTCAGTGCCGGTCAGCAAAAGTACAGCCTTTTCAAATCCCGCACCACAGCCTGCAGTACAAAAACCAAAGTTAAAACG tgtaataaAAGAGAAAGCCAAACCTCCAGGAGGCGAAGCAAAAGGGGCACAGGCAGCACCAATCCAACATTCTTTTCTCACAGATGTATCAGATGTCCAGGAAATGGAAAGGGGACTTCTGAGTCTCCTGAATGACTTTCACTCTGGCAAACTTCAAGCATTTG GAAATGAATGTTCCATAGAGCAGATGGAGCACGTGCGGAGTATGCAGGAGAAACTTGCTCGCCTCAATCTGGAGCTCTATGGGGAGTTGGAAGAACTCcctgaagacaaaagaaaactaGCCAGTGACTCCAACCTAGATAGGCTGCTGTCAGAT GCTGCTGCTTGTTTTGGTGAGTGGAGCAGTCTAGCTGTAAGCTGTCTGAGGATGTAG